The Cohnella abietis genome has a segment encoding these proteins:
- the sigE gene encoding RNA polymerase sporulation sigma factor SigE: MFVNMKLKSQLSFYRLLFWFGWKSEEVYYIGGSEALPPPLSREEEEYLLERLSTGDAAIRAMLIERNLRLVVYIARKFENTGIHIEDLVSIGAIGLIKAVNTFDPEKKIKLATYASRCIENEILMYLRRNSKTRTEVSFDEPLNIDWDGNELLLSDVLGTENDTIYRNIEEQVDRKLLHKALDKLSERERTIMELRFGLADGEEKTQKDVADLLGISQSYISRLEKRIIKRLRKEFNKMV, from the coding sequence ATGTTCGTTAACATGAAATTAAAGTCCCAGTTATCTTTTTATCGCCTGTTATTCTGGTTTGGGTGGAAAAGCGAAGAGGTCTACTACATCGGAGGAAGCGAGGCTTTGCCTCCGCCGCTTAGCCGAGAAGAGGAAGAATATTTGCTTGAGAGGCTCTCAACAGGAGACGCAGCAATTCGTGCTATGCTTATTGAAAGGAATTTAAGGCTCGTTGTTTATATCGCCCGTAAATTCGAAAATACAGGTATTCATATCGAAGACCTTGTCTCAATTGGGGCAATAGGACTAATTAAAGCAGTTAACACCTTTGACCCTGAAAAAAAGATTAAATTAGCAACTTATGCTTCTCGGTGTATCGAGAATGAAATTTTAATGTATTTGCGTAGAAATAGTAAAACTCGAACTGAGGTTTCATTTGATGAGCCGTTAAACATCGATTGGGATGGTAATGAGCTTTTGCTCTCTGACGTGTTAGGCACCGAGAACGACACCATATATCGTAACATTGAAGAACAGGTCGACCGTAAATTGTTGCACAAGGCACTTGATAAGCTAAGTGAAAGAGAACGGACTATTATGGAATTAAGATTTGGTCTTGCGGATGGGGAGGAAAAGACACAGAAGGATGTAGCTGACTTACTTGGTATATCCCAATCCTACATTTCAAGGCTAGAAAAACGTATTATTAAGCGGCTGCGTAAGGAATTTAATAAAATGGTGTAG
- the ftsA gene encoding cell division protein FtsA, whose product MSNNDLIVSLDIGTSKIRVIIGEISNGAINIIGVGSADSDGIRKGAIVDIDQTVQSIRNAVDHAERMVGIGISEVYVGISGNHIALQSNHGVVAVSNEDREIGEEDIERVLQAAKVVALPPEREIIGLVPKQFLVDGLADIQDPRGMIGVRLEVECTIITGTKAAVHNLMRCVEKAGLRISGLILMSLASGMMALTKDEKQMGTVLADIGAGSTTLAIFEGGSLAAVSTLPIGGDYVTSDICYGLKTQTEHAEKIKLKYGCARTEDSADDQKFKVMRVGSNMEKEFSQLDLANIIEPRMQEIFQMIRQEVKRLGYLEKINGYVLTGGSVSLPSVLPLAHIELESNVRIAVPDYIGVRDPSFSSGVGMIQYVTKYVRTRGAVGTKRSPKAKASGSTSASTASKPGIVEWFKNMFKEFI is encoded by the coding sequence TTGAGTAACAATGACCTCATTGTCAGCCTGGATATAGGAACATCGAAAATCCGGGTGATTATCGGGGAGATTAGCAACGGGGCCATTAACATCATTGGCGTAGGATCTGCAGATTCCGATGGAATCCGTAAAGGCGCCATTGTAGATATTGACCAAACCGTGCAGTCCATCCGTAATGCCGTTGATCATGCAGAGCGCATGGTCGGCATTGGAATTAGCGAGGTTTACGTCGGGATTTCCGGCAATCATATTGCATTGCAAAGTAATCACGGAGTCGTCGCTGTTTCCAACGAAGATCGAGAGATTGGCGAGGAAGATATTGAACGTGTTTTACAAGCTGCCAAAGTGGTTGCCTTACCACCTGAACGAGAGATCATCGGACTTGTTCCTAAGCAATTTTTAGTAGACGGGCTGGCGGATATTCAAGATCCGCGCGGCATGATTGGCGTCCGACTCGAAGTCGAATGCACGATTATTACAGGTACTAAAGCAGCTGTACATAACTTGATGAGATGTGTTGAGAAGGCGGGTCTACGTATTTCTGGCCTTATCCTTATGTCTCTAGCATCAGGAATGATGGCTTTAACCAAAGACGAGAAGCAGATGGGTACGGTTCTTGCCGATATTGGTGCAGGATCTACTACACTTGCAATCTTCGAGGGAGGAAGTCTTGCAGCGGTTTCTACGCTCCCGATCGGTGGAGATTACGTGACTAGCGATATTTGTTACGGACTTAAGACCCAGACGGAACATGCGGAAAAAATTAAGCTGAAGTATGGGTGTGCCCGTACGGAGGATTCTGCAGATGACCAGAAGTTTAAGGTGATGAGGGTTGGCAGTAATATGGAGAAGGAATTCTCCCAATTAGATTTAGCCAACATTATTGAGCCTCGTATGCAAGAAATTTTTCAGATGATCCGTCAAGAAGTGAAAAGACTGGGATATCTTGAAAAAATTAATGGGTACGTTCTAACTGGTGGATCTGTTTCTTTACCTAGCGTTCTTCCATTGGCTCATATTGAGTTGGAATCCAATGTTAGAATTGCTGTGCCAGATTACATCGGTGTAAGAGACCCTTCTTTCAGCAGTGGTGTTGGCATGATTCAATATGTAACCAAATACGTTCGAACACGCGGCGCAGTTGGAACCAAACGCTCTCCTAAAGCCAAAGCTAGTGGGAGTACGAGTGCGAGTACGGCATCCAAACCTGGCATAGTTGAATGGTTCAAAAACATGTTCAAGGAATTCATTTAA
- the murG gene encoding undecaprenyldiphospho-muramoylpentapeptide beta-N-acetylglucosaminyltransferase, giving the protein MRVVLTGGGTGGHIYPALAIGREVTERQPGSSLLYIGTSRGLESRIVPEQGIAFEDVTITGFRRSLSWENVKTVVRFVQGVRRSKQLLRKFKPDIVVGTGGYVCGPVVYAASKLGIPTLIHEQNVIPGLTNKFLSRYVDAVAVSFAESVKYFDRCSNVIHAGNPCASAVVHAERDRGFASLGLNPGTPFVLIVGGSRGAKALNDALTEMMPMVSNLPQVHFVFVTGDRFYEATSLQMKQLPSTIAKRVHVVPYINNMPEVLSAASLVVSRAGASSLAEITSLGIPSILIPSPNVTNNHQEPNARSLADAGAAEMILERDLTGGLLYSHINAIMGDSARRSLMAHASRELGMPGAASAIYDQITRVNRKR; this is encoded by the coding sequence ATGCGTGTTGTGTTGACCGGAGGAGGCACGGGAGGGCATATATACCCCGCGTTAGCTATAGGTCGCGAGGTAACGGAAAGACAACCCGGTTCGTCTCTACTATACATCGGGACGAGTCGCGGATTAGAAAGCAGAATCGTGCCGGAGCAAGGAATTGCCTTCGAGGATGTTACGATTACAGGCTTCCGTCGTTCTCTTTCTTGGGAGAACGTGAAGACTGTCGTAAGATTTGTTCAAGGTGTTCGTCGCTCTAAGCAGTTACTCAGAAAATTTAAACCAGATATCGTTGTAGGTACTGGAGGATATGTATGTGGACCAGTTGTATACGCAGCCTCAAAGCTTGGTATTCCAACACTAATCCACGAGCAAAATGTGATACCGGGGCTTACAAATAAGTTTTTAAGTCGCTACGTGGATGCAGTTGCGGTAAGCTTTGCTGAGTCAGTGAAGTACTTTGATCGTTGCTCCAATGTTATACACGCAGGGAATCCCTGCGCGTCAGCAGTCGTTCATGCTGAGCGTGACAGAGGCTTTGCCTCTTTAGGGCTTAATCCAGGTACGCCTTTTGTTCTCATCGTAGGTGGAAGTCGGGGAGCTAAAGCACTCAATGATGCACTGACAGAGATGATGCCGATGGTGTCAAATTTGCCTCAGGTTCATTTTGTGTTCGTGACAGGTGACAGATTTTACGAAGCTACTTCCTTGCAAATGAAGCAGCTGCCTTCTACGATTGCCAAACGAGTGCACGTCGTTCCTTATATTAACAATATGCCTGAGGTTCTTTCAGCCGCATCGCTTGTCGTCAGCCGCGCTGGAGCTTCTTCTCTTGCGGAAATTACTTCGCTAGGTATTCCATCGATTCTGATTCCTTCGCCCAATGTGACGAATAATCATCAGGAGCCGAACGCTCGAAGCCTTGCAGATGCAGGAGCCGCTGAGATGATTCTAGAAAGAGATTTAACAGGCGGGCTATTATATAGTCATATTAATGCGATTATGGGCGATAGCGCTCGAAGAAGCTTGATGGCGCATGCCTCACGTGAATTAGGGATGCCGGGAGCAGCTAGTGCGATATATGATCAGATTACTCGGGTTAACCGGAAAAGATAA
- a CDS encoding cell division protein FtsQ/DivIB, which yields MTERIPALKREDKVPKTRREKKWLRILIALLIIVLIVLFFRSPLAKFSEIQVTGMVYLTKEEVTKALGVAPGDSFFVPGTGKLKKRVSSLKPIESVKITKKFPSVLRVEVKEYPQVAVQLAADGKVLAILSNGLSLTIPEGHLLDKPILSGWKPNDPILNALCAVLNELPAYLLADLSEIHPAPSAAYPNRIKLFTRSRFEVVTTVERLPDKITYLSDIVQNREPGKIIMLEADTYLPYSAENVTDVIQ from the coding sequence ATGACCGAACGAATACCTGCACTTAAACGGGAAGATAAGGTTCCGAAAACTCGACGTGAAAAAAAATGGCTTAGAATATTAATTGCTCTCCTGATTATTGTTCTTATCGTGTTGTTTTTCCGTTCCCCGCTAGCTAAATTTTCGGAAATTCAAGTAACGGGTATGGTTTATTTAACCAAAGAAGAAGTGACGAAGGCTCTAGGGGTAGCTCCAGGCGACTCTTTCTTTGTACCGGGTACGGGGAAGCTAAAGAAAAGAGTAAGCTCGCTAAAACCTATTGAGAGTGTAAAAATAACGAAAAAATTTCCAAGTGTGCTTCGTGTAGAGGTTAAGGAATATCCACAAGTAGCTGTGCAGCTTGCAGCAGATGGTAAGGTGCTTGCAATACTTTCTAATGGATTGTCATTAACAATACCAGAAGGCCATTTGCTGGATAAGCCAATACTTTCTGGGTGGAAGCCGAATGATCCTATCTTAAATGCACTTTGCGCAGTGTTAAATGAGCTTCCAGCCTATCTTCTTGCAGATTTATCGGAAATTCATCCTGCTCCTTCAGCGGCGTACCCTAACCGGATTAAGCTCTTTACCCGTTCCCGTTTTGAGGTCGTAACAACGGTAGAAAGGTTGCCGGATAAAATTACCTATCTTAGTGATATTGTGCAAAATCGGGAGCCTGGTAAGATTATTATGTTGGAAGCAGACACTTATTTGCCGTATTCAGCAGAAAATGTAACAGATGTAATTCAATAA
- the murA gene encoding UDP-N-acetylglucosamine 1-carboxyvinyltransferase, protein MDNLVIEGGHPLSGTIRIHGAKNAALPILAASLLSEGKVTIRNVPRLLDIEVMLDILRDLGCKARHQDTVVTVDTSVATSSHIPETLMRKMRSSVFLMGPLLARFGEVQLYQPGGCAIGERKIDLHLRGLAALGANIEEKGSRIVCSARRLIGAEISLDFPSVGATENMMMAAVLAQGRTTIIGAAREPEIQDLQQFLNQMGAQVKGAGTDTITIDGVSSLYGCEFEVIPDRIVTGTVMVAAAATRGEVTLENTQPGHLTSLIHVLRRAGVQIEVGNDIINVGGLHRPLAVDRIVTSPYPAFPTDLQAQVMTLLALADGVSVMKETIFEGRFKHVDELCRMGADIRVDLNNAFIRGVPQLYGATVEATDLRAGAALVIAGLAAQGRTIVEQVHHIDRGYDRIEEMFQQVGGNITREVNKSRVYS, encoded by the coding sequence TTGGACAATTTGGTGATTGAAGGCGGACATCCGCTTTCGGGCACCATTCGTATCCACGGCGCCAAAAATGCCGCTTTGCCGATTTTGGCCGCCAGCTTGCTCTCGGAAGGAAAAGTGACAATCCGAAATGTTCCCCGGCTGCTTGATATTGAGGTCATGCTGGACATTTTGCGGGATCTCGGGTGTAAAGCCCGACATCAGGATACGGTGGTGACGGTTGATACGTCAGTCGCAACATCCTCTCACATTCCGGAGACGCTGATGCGTAAAATGCGTTCCTCGGTGTTCTTGATGGGGCCACTTCTAGCGCGTTTCGGAGAAGTTCAGCTTTATCAGCCTGGAGGATGTGCTATCGGTGAAAGAAAGATTGACTTACATCTTCGCGGTCTTGCGGCACTTGGTGCGAATATAGAAGAAAAGGGCAGCAGAATCGTTTGCTCTGCCCGTCGTCTCATTGGAGCCGAAATTAGCTTGGATTTCCCTAGTGTCGGAGCTACAGAAAATATGATGATGGCTGCTGTTTTGGCTCAAGGCCGGACAACAATCATTGGAGCAGCAAGAGAGCCTGAAATACAGGATCTGCAGCAATTCCTTAATCAGATGGGTGCACAGGTAAAAGGGGCTGGCACCGATACGATTACGATAGACGGAGTGAGCTCGTTGTACGGCTGTGAATTTGAGGTTATTCCAGATCGAATTGTTACCGGCACTGTTATGGTCGCCGCTGCCGCAACTCGAGGAGAAGTTACCTTAGAAAACACACAGCCTGGACACCTGACTTCTCTCATTCACGTTCTACGACGCGCAGGTGTTCAAATTGAGGTAGGCAATGATATAATAAATGTAGGTGGGTTACATCGCCCACTTGCGGTTGACCGTATTGTAACTTCACCATACCCAGCGTTTCCGACCGATCTGCAAGCTCAGGTCATGACGCTTTTAGCGTTAGCGGATGGTGTAAGTGTGATGAAGGAAACGATTTTTGAAGGTAGATTTAAGCATGTCGATGAATTGTGCCGTATGGGTGCCGATATACGGGTCGACTTGAACAATGCTTTTATTCGAGGAGTTCCTCAGCTTTACGGTGCAACAGTCGAAGCAACCGATCTGCGAGCAGGGGCAGCGCTTGTCATTGCGGGATTGGCCGCTCAAGGCCGCACAATTGTGGAGCAGGTGCACCATATTGACCGTGGATATGATCGAATAGAAGAGATGTTCCAACAGGTTGGTGGGAATATTACCCGCGAGGTTAACAAGAGCAGGGTTTATAGCTAA
- a CDS encoding transposase → MSDLMTFELFTQSFASEDTCIQALFIARWPDGYCCPRCLHRQFCIIRSRRLPLYQCNSCHFQTSLIAGTVLSGSRTPLRLWFQALFLHARPQGISAKQLASTIGTTYKTAWLICHKIRHAMSCSESQVLLNGLVRINWGVYGQPHNPTIFRHPQEHPLLAGASISKDEEMINLVIKQVPDEHLIYDRITSSGTHAFRNRYVDPSAKEVFVVNLKFSRDRYRPLIQMCEQASQWINNTFNGIGPKHLQSYLDQFCFGFNNLKLKTNIFEYLVQLCANTPTLNYPSLICRENNSIKHKQEYTGLLQKVS, encoded by the coding sequence ATGAGCGATCTTATGACGTTTGAACTATTTACTCAGTCATTTGCTAGTGAGGATACTTGTATTCAAGCCTTATTTATTGCCCGATGGCCTGACGGATATTGTTGTCCTCGTTGCCTTCATAGGCAATTCTGTATAATTCGTTCTAGAAGATTACCGTTATATCAATGCAACTCTTGTCATTTTCAAACTTCATTGATAGCTGGCACGGTTCTCTCAGGAAGCCGGACTCCTCTTAGACTATGGTTTCAGGCCTTATTTTTACACGCACGCCCCCAAGGCATTAGCGCTAAACAATTAGCCTCTACCATCGGCACAACGTACAAAACAGCCTGGCTCATATGTCACAAAATTCGTCATGCTATGTCCTGCTCAGAATCCCAAGTGTTACTTAACGGACTAGTTCGTATTAATTGGGGGGTCTATGGACAACCTCATAATCCAACTATATTTCGTCATCCTCAAGAGCACCCCCTGCTTGCCGGCGCCTCAATTAGCAAAGACGAGGAAATGATAAATTTAGTTATTAAACAAGTACCAGATGAACATTTAATCTATGATCGCATCACTTCATCGGGCACTCATGCTTTTAGAAATCGATACGTTGACCCTTCAGCAAAAGAAGTCTTCGTTGTTAATTTGAAGTTTAGTCGGGATAGGTACAGACCATTAATTCAAATGTGCGAGCAAGCCTCCCAATGGATTAATAACACATTCAATGGAATAGGACCTAAACATCTGCAATCTTATCTAGATCAGTTTTGTTTCGGATTCAATAATTTGAAGCTGAAAACAAATATTTTTGAATACCTTGTGCAGCTTTGTGCAAATACCCCAACGTTAAATTACCCTTCATTGATTTGTCGAGAAAATAACTCCATAAAACATAAACAAGAGTATACCGGACTTCTCCAAAAGGTAAGTTGA
- the sigG gene encoding RNA polymerase sporulation sigma factor SigG gives MTRNKVEICGVDTSKLPVLTNAEMRELFLALQTRGELSAREKLVNGNLRLVLSVIQRFNNRGEFVDDLFQVGCIGLMKAIDNFDLGQNVRFSTYAVPMIIGEIRRYLRDNNPIRVSRSLRDIAYKALQVRDQLTNQHSREPTILEISQVLNVPKEDIVFALDAIQDPVSLFEPIYHDGGDPIFVMDQISDERNKDAQWIEEIALREAMRKLNDREKMILSMRFFEGKTQMEVADEIGISQAQVSRLEKSAIQQMQKHVKT, from the coding sequence TTGACCCGCAATAAAGTTGAAATTTGTGGAGTGGACACCTCAAAGCTGCCCGTTCTAACCAATGCCGAAATGAGAGAATTATTCCTTGCACTGCAAACTCGAGGAGAGCTCTCCGCCAGAGAAAAGTTAGTAAACGGTAATTTACGCTTGGTCCTAAGTGTCATACAACGCTTTAATAACCGTGGGGAATTTGTTGACGATTTATTTCAAGTCGGTTGTATTGGTTTGATGAAAGCAATTGATAATTTTGATTTAGGCCAAAATGTTCGATTTTCAACTTATGCTGTACCTATGATTATAGGTGAAATCCGTCGTTACTTGAGGGACAATAATCCCATTCGAGTTTCCCGCAGCTTACGTGATATCGCCTATAAGGCGTTACAGGTAAGGGACCAGCTAACAAACCAGCATTCTAGAGAGCCCACTATTCTAGAAATTTCCCAAGTTTTGAATGTGCCCAAGGAAGATATCGTATTCGCTTTGGACGCTATTCAAGATCCGGTATCCTTATTCGAGCCAATCTATCATGATGGCGGAGACCCGATTTTCGTAATGGATCAAATCAGTGATGAACGAAACAAGGATGCTCAGTGGATCGAAGAAATAGCCTTGCGCGAAGCGATGAGGAAGCTCAACGATCGTGAAAAAATGATACTTTCCATGCGGTTTTTTGAAGGAAAAACCCAAATGGAGGTAGCGGATGAGATAGGTATTTCACAAGCTCAGGTTTCAAGGTTAGAGAAATCAGCCATTCAGCAAATGCAAAAGCACGTAAAAACTTAA
- the ftsZ gene encoding cell division protein FtsZ, with product MLEFDFEMEPLAKIKVIGVGGGGSNAVNRMIENGVKGVEFITVNTDAQALHLTKSEQKLQIGDKLTRGLGAGANPDVGKKAAEESREFITNTLRSADMVFVTAGMGGGTGTGAAPVIAELAKECGALTVGVVTRPFTFEGRKRSAQAELGIEALKEKVDTLIVIPNDRLLEIVDKKTPMLEAFREADNVLRQAVQGISDLIAVPGLINLDFADVKTIMSERGSALMGIGMASGENRAMEAARKAIMSPLLETSIEGARGVIMNITGGSNLSLYEVNEAAEIVISASDPEVNMIFGAIIDDNLKDEIKVTVIATGFEHKGPTRRTAAPIAPPISSETATSSSSGETRQAGNLRPFGNQNLSSDQLDIPAFLRNRPRGER from the coding sequence ATGTTGGAGTTTGATTTTGAGATGGAACCACTTGCAAAAATCAAAGTCATCGGAGTTGGTGGCGGCGGTAGCAATGCTGTAAATCGAATGATCGAGAACGGCGTTAAAGGTGTCGAGTTTATTACTGTTAATACAGATGCGCAAGCATTGCATTTAACGAAATCCGAACAAAAGCTGCAGATTGGGGACAAGCTTACTCGAGGACTCGGTGCGGGGGCTAATCCGGATGTAGGTAAAAAGGCTGCTGAGGAGTCTCGTGAGTTTATTACGAATACACTTCGTTCAGCGGACATGGTATTCGTTACTGCTGGTATGGGTGGCGGTACAGGGACTGGAGCAGCTCCTGTTATTGCCGAGCTGGCCAAAGAATGTGGAGCTCTTACCGTTGGAGTTGTTACGCGGCCCTTTACTTTCGAAGGACGTAAACGGTCTGCACAAGCAGAGCTTGGCATTGAAGCACTGAAGGAGAAAGTGGATACTCTTATCGTTATTCCTAATGATCGACTATTGGAAATCGTAGATAAGAAAACGCCTATGCTTGAAGCCTTCAGGGAAGCTGACAACGTTCTACGTCAAGCTGTACAAGGCATATCCGATCTAATTGCCGTTCCAGGCTTGATAAACCTTGACTTTGCGGACGTTAAGACAATTATGTCTGAACGTGGATCAGCGTTAATGGGTATTGGAATGGCATCTGGTGAGAATCGTGCGATGGAAGCAGCGCGTAAAGCAATCATGAGCCCATTATTGGAAACATCCATTGAAGGCGCTCGTGGTGTTATTATGAATATTACTGGCGGCTCTAACTTATCCCTCTATGAAGTCAATGAAGCTGCGGAAATTGTTATTTCTGCTTCTGATCCGGAAGTTAATATGATTTTCGGTGCTATCATTGACGATAACTTGAAGGATGAAATTAAAGTTACCGTAATTGCTACCGGGTTTGAACATAAAGGCCCAACTCGTCGTACTGCCGCACCTATTGCTCCACCTATTTCCTCAGAGACAGCAACAAGCTCAAGCTCTGGAGAAACTCGTCAAGCAGGAAATCTGCGCCCTTTCGGTAATCAAAATCTATCAAGTGATCAACTGGACATTCCAGCATTTTTACGAAATCGTCCTCGTGGAGAACGTTAG
- the murB gene encoding UDP-N-acetylmuramate dehydrogenase has translation MQQLVAELEQARIGHVRLNEPLAGYTTWKIGGPADLFLIPGTEEELAASLSLLHRHGVPWCVLGRGSNTLVSDKGVRGAVIKLGDGFDEVRFEGETVIAGASYSFIKLSVMSGKQGLTGLEFAGGIPGTVGGAVYMNAGAHSSDISRILQSADIIWEDGSRAVLGNEEMGFSYRHSILHERRGIVTRAVFRLANGDRMEIAAALASFKDRRLRTQPLQMACAGSVFRNPPNDHAARLIEAAGLKGLREGAAEVSELHANFIVNHGGATAEDVLTLMRRVQQKIEQTYGILLVPEVLMLGER, from the coding sequence ATGCAACAGTTGGTCGCTGAGCTAGAACAAGCACGAATCGGCCATGTGCGCTTAAATGAGCCGCTCGCTGGATATACGACTTGGAAAATCGGCGGACCTGCGGATCTATTTCTAATCCCAGGAACTGAGGAAGAGCTTGCAGCATCGTTATCTTTGCTGCATCGCCATGGTGTACCCTGGTGTGTGCTCGGTCGGGGCTCCAATACTTTGGTGTCCGATAAAGGGGTTCGAGGAGCTGTCATTAAGCTAGGTGACGGTTTCGACGAAGTACGTTTTGAGGGCGAAACGGTGATCGCGGGCGCATCGTATTCGTTTATCAAGCTGTCGGTCATGTCCGGCAAGCAAGGGCTAACTGGTCTGGAATTCGCGGGAGGAATTCCTGGAACGGTTGGCGGTGCCGTATACATGAATGCTGGTGCGCATAGTTCGGACATTTCACGTATCCTACAGTCAGCCGACATTATCTGGGAAGACGGTAGTCGGGCAGTACTCGGGAATGAGGAGATGGGATTCTCCTATCGGCACTCCATTTTACATGAACGGCGGGGTATTGTTACTCGTGCGGTATTCCGTTTGGCTAACGGAGACCGCATGGAAATCGCGGCGGCGCTTGCTTCTTTTAAGGACCGCAGACTGCGTACTCAACCGCTTCAAATGGCTTGTGCGGGCAGTGTTTTTCGCAATCCACCTAATGATCACGCAGCACGGCTAATAGAAGCGGCGGGATTGAAGGGGTTACGGGAGGGTGCTGCTGAAGTTTCTGAATTACACGCTAACTTTATCGTTAATCACGGTGGTGCAACGGCTGAGGACGTCCTCACCCTCATGCGACGAGTTCAACAAAAGATTGAACAAACCTATGGAATATTATTAGTGCCGGAGGTTCTCATGTTGGGTGAGCGGTAA
- the spoIIGA gene encoding sigma-E processing peptidase SpoIIGA has product MIVYVDLVFFNNLAVDGMVLLATAKVRHLRPSRSRLFAGAFLGAFYAAAMFWAHFPYMYSFGAKVLISLIMVLLALGYGGPLAFIRNFGAFYLVNFATLGGVIGLSYLLKSADSPWRGMQYTADGGLILDWQMQLGLYIVALSLSFWLFKSTSETRVRRQELEQLFWDIEIKVESGSWAVRALLDTGNRLYDPLTRIPVMIMEAAIWKAELPTGWSERLKAEPPDKLIAEMDTDHTEGYPWGNRLRLIPYRAINGNTRLMLAIKPDIVLLSREGHTPLRVSRVLIGLDGGTLSSEGTYQAIVHPDMAKAEPVSSAPSQPA; this is encoded by the coding sequence ATGATCGTTTATGTTGATCTGGTGTTCTTTAACAATCTGGCTGTTGATGGAATGGTACTGCTAGCAACAGCAAAAGTACGCCATCTTCGACCGTCGCGTAGTCGCCTGTTTGCAGGAGCATTTTTAGGTGCATTTTATGCGGCTGCGATGTTTTGGGCTCACTTTCCGTACATGTATTCTTTCGGCGCCAAGGTTTTAATTTCCCTCATAATGGTGTTGCTTGCGCTCGGGTATGGCGGTCCATTAGCCTTCATTCGTAATTTTGGAGCCTTTTATTTGGTGAATTTCGCCACGCTAGGAGGGGTAATTGGGCTAAGCTACTTACTGAAATCCGCAGACTCGCCATGGAGGGGGATGCAATATACGGCAGATGGTGGCCTTATTCTCGACTGGCAAATGCAACTGGGCTTGTACATAGTAGCCCTTTCGCTGTCATTTTGGTTGTTTAAGAGTACATCGGAAACCCGTGTAAGGCGGCAGGAGCTGGAGCAACTGTTTTGGGACATTGAAATCAAGGTGGAAAGTGGTAGCTGGGCTGTTAGAGCTCTACTGGATACTGGAAACCGTTTATACGACCCTTTGACCCGCATTCCCGTCATGATAATGGAAGCTGCTATTTGGAAAGCTGAATTGCCAACAGGCTGGTCCGAGCGGTTAAAGGCTGAGCCTCCAGATAAGCTTATCGCTGAAATGGATACAGATCATACCGAAGGTTACCCTTGGGGAAATCGACTTAGACTTATTCCCTATCGTGCCATTAATGGCAACACTCGTCTTATGTTGGCCATAAAACCCGATATTGTGCTGTTATCTCGGGAAGGACATACCCCCCTTCGAGTGAGCCGGGTTCTCATTGGTTTAGATGGAGGCACTTTGTCTTCCGAAGGAACTTATCAAGCCATTGTCCATCCGGATATGGCAAAAGCCGAGCCTGTATCGTCGGCTCCATCTCAGCCTGCGTGA